From a single Candidatus Defluviilinea gracilis genomic region:
- the grpE gene encoding nucleotide exchange factor GrpE has protein sequence MTNKKNHKHETHEIKIEAAEMPEAENQPQGDVEALKRQLEDAEAKLAESVEGWQRSQADFQNYRKRVERDNEMTFLSMKSDIVKKMLPVLDDLERALQNRPADDAWASGIELIARKLQNILDVEGIKRIEATGAEFDPRFHEAISHEHNEDFESGHVIEVVQNGYMLGERVIRPALVRVAQ, from the coding sequence ATGACGAATAAGAAGAACCACAAACACGAAACGCACGAGATCAAGATCGAAGCGGCGGAAATGCCCGAAGCGGAGAATCAGCCGCAAGGGGATGTCGAAGCGTTGAAGCGTCAACTCGAAGATGCGGAAGCGAAACTCGCCGAAAGCGTCGAAGGCTGGCAACGTTCGCAGGCGGATTTCCAAAATTACAGAAAGCGCGTCGAGCGCGATAACGAAATGACGTTTCTCTCGATGAAGAGCGACATCGTCAAGAAAATGTTGCCTGTTCTCGATGATCTGGAACGCGCTCTGCAAAACCGTCCCGCCGACGATGCGTGGGCGAGCGGCATCGAATTGATCGCGCGCAAGTTGCAAAATATTTTAGATGTGGAAGGCATCAAGCGCATTGAGGCAACAGGCGCGGAGTTTGATCCGAGATTCCACGAAGCGATCTCGCATGAGCATAACGAAGATTTTGAAAGCGGTCATGTGATCGAAGTGGTGCAAAACGGATACATGCTCGGCGAGCGCGTGATACGTCCCGCGTTGGTGCGGGTGGCGCAGTAA
- the dnaK gene encoding molecular chaperone DnaK, with the protein MAKIIGIDLGTTNSVAAVMQGGEPVVIPSAEGERLVPSVVAVNKNGERLVGRVARNQAITNPQNTIFSVKRFMGRKSDDPEVERTRKRVPYAVNGADNGDVRVQLGEKEYSAPEVSAMILGKIKRDAEAYLGETITQAVITVPAYFNDAQRNATKDAGKIAGLEVLRIINEPTASSLAYGLDKKKNEIIAVYDLGGGTFDISILDVGDGVFQVRATSGDTFLGGDDFDLRIMDHLIEQFKKDSGIDLHNDRQALQRLKEASEKAKIELSTTMQTEINLPYLTADATGPKHLVMTLTRAKLEQLTADLVDRTIAPLKQALSDAGLQASQVNEVVMVGGMTRMPAVQERVRAFFGKEPHKGVNPDEVVAVGAAIQAGVLGGEVKDILLLDVAPLSLAIETLGGVATTQIERNTTIPTRKSQVFSTATDSQTQVEIHVLQGERPMAADNKSLGKFILDGIPPAPRGVPQIEVTFDVDANGILKVSAQDKATGRSQHITITASSGLSDAEVEQMKKDAESHAEEDRKRKDLIEARNHADNTVYAAEKALREFGEKVPAEVKTEIETNVAAVKKAAEGEDVSAIKSATDALGQVIQKIGASVYEQNQAAGGGEAGSTSSENPDVVEGEVKE; encoded by the coding sequence ATGGCAAAAATTATCGGTATTGATCTTGGCACGACAAACTCCGTTGCGGCGGTGATGCAGGGCGGGGAGCCTGTGGTGATCCCGTCGGCGGAGGGCGAGCGACTCGTCCCGTCGGTGGTGGCGGTGAATAAAAATGGCGAGCGGTTGGTGGGGCGCGTGGCACGCAATCAGGCGATCACGAATCCGCAGAACACAATTTTTTCGGTGAAGCGTTTCATGGGGCGTAAGTCTGACGACCCCGAAGTGGAACGCACGCGGAAGCGCGTGCCGTATGCGGTGAACGGCGCGGACAACGGCGACGTGCGCGTGCAACTTGGCGAGAAAGAATATTCGGCTCCTGAAGTGTCGGCGATGATCCTCGGCAAGATCAAGCGCGATGCAGAGGCATATCTCGGCGAAACCATCACGCAGGCGGTCATTACTGTCCCCGCGTATTTTAACGATGCGCAACGCAACGCCACCAAAGACGCGGGCAAGATCGCGGGACTCGAAGTCCTGCGAATCATCAACGAGCCGACGGCTTCATCGCTGGCGTATGGACTCGACAAAAAGAAAAATGAAATTATCGCGGTCTACGATCTCGGCGGCGGCACATTCGACATTTCGATCCTCGATGTGGGCGACGGCGTGTTCCAAGTCCGCGCGACGAGCGGCGACACGTTCCTCGGCGGCGACGACTTCGACCTCCGCATCATGGATCATCTTATCGAGCAATTCAAAAAAGACAGCGGCATTGATCTGCACAACGACCGTCAGGCATTGCAGAGATTGAAGGAAGCATCCGAAAAAGCGAAGATCGAACTTTCGACGACGATGCAAACGGAAATCAACCTGCCGTATCTGACCGCCGACGCGACTGGACCGAAACATTTGGTGATGACCCTCACCCGCGCCAAACTCGAACAACTGACAGCCGATCTTGTTGACCGTACGATTGCCCCGCTCAAACAAGCCTTGTCCGATGCGGGATTGCAAGCGAGTCAAGTGAATGAAGTGGTGATGGTGGGCGGCATGACGCGTATGCCTGCTGTGCAAGAACGCGTCCGCGCTTTCTTCGGCAAGGAACCTCATAAAGGTGTGAACCCCGATGAAGTTGTTGCGGTCGGCGCGGCAATTCAAGCGGGCGTGCTGGGCGGCGAAGTGAAAGATATTTTGTTGCTGGATGTAGCCCCGCTCTCGCTCGCCATCGAGACGTTGGGCGGAGTCGCCACAACTCAAATTGAACGCAACACGACGATTCCGACTCGCAAGAGTCAGGTGTTCTCGACTGCAACCGACAGCCAGACGCAAGTTGAGATTCATGTTCTGCAAGGCGAGCGCCCGATGGCGGCGGATAACAAGTCGCTGGGCAAGTTCATTCTCGATGGGATTCCTCCCGCGCCGCGCGGTGTTCCGCAGATCGAAGTGACGTTCGATGTGGACGCGAACGGTATCCTCAAAGTCAGCGCGCAGGATAAGGCAACGGGACGCTCACAACACATCACGATCACGGCTTCGTCTGGTTTATCGGACGCGGAAGTGGAACAGATGAAGAAAGACGCTGAATCTCACGCGGAAGAAGATCGCAAACGCAAAGATTTGATCGAAGCGCGCAATCATGCCGATAACACCGTCTACGCGGCGGAGAAGGCATTGCGCGAGTTCGGCGAGAAAGTCCCTGCTGAGGTCAAAACGGAGATCGAGACGAACGTCGC